A window of Sphingobacterium kitahiroshimense genomic DNA:
GCCTGTCATCGGCATGGCTCTGTTTACTTCTTTGCAATACTTGACCAAAGCTTGCGGTACCTTGAAAGATAAATGTATCGTCGGTATTACCGCAAATGTCGAACATAGTAAAAATCTGGTGATGCAGAGTATCGGGATCGTAACACAATTGAATCCGATCTTAGGATATGAAGAATCTGCTTCTATCGCAAAAGAAGCTTTAAAAACAGGTAAATCTATTCATGAAATTGTAGTGACGGAACGTAAATTGATCACACAAGCGAAGTGGGATGAGATTTATTCGATCGAAAATTTGATTCATCCTAAATTTATATCGCAATGATATTCGTGCAATTTGTGATCCTGTTGGCAATGATCTTAATCGGATCCCGTATGAAAGGTATTGGCCTGGGGGTGATGGGGATGATCGGTCTGTTTATCTTTGTGCTGTTTTTTAAGATGACACCGGCGGATCCACCGATATCGGTCTTACTGATTATCTTTGCTATCGTAACTACGGCGGCGACTCTTCAGGCCGCAGGTGGTCTTGATTACCTGGTGAGTATAGCGGAACGTATCATCCGGAAGAATCCGAGTCAGATCACCTTTATTGCTCCTTTTACGACATACTTTCTTTGCTTATTTGCTGGGACGGCACATATTGTTTACTCGCTTTTGCCGATTATCGCAGAGGTTTCGGCCAAACAGCGTATTCGTCCGGAAAGACCACTTTCGGTATCGGTCATTGCTTCGCATCTAGCGATCACCGGTAGCCCGATGAGTGCAGCCAGTGCCTCTTTAGTTGCTATACTGGCTTATTCTTCGGCTTCTATCGATATCATGAAAATATGTATTCCAGCGGCACTCTGTGGTATATTTGCCAGTATCTTAGCTGTACGAAAGAAGGGATTGGAACTGGATAAGGATCCGATATTTCTCGAGAAGATGAAGGATCCTGAATTTGCAAAATCGATGGATCCTAGTCAGATGGAAAATGGGACTACTCAATACCAACCTGAGCCAGGGGCTAAAATTGCGGTTGCCATATTTGGATTTGCAATTCTGTTGATTATATTTTTTGGAGCTTTTCCTGCTTTTGTTCCTCATGTGGGTGGAGGACCTAGTTTCAGTGTAAATGCAAATGGAACGATCAATCTGACCAGTTTGATCATCATGATCACCTTGTCCGCTTCAGCATTTATCATGCTGATAACAAAAACTTCTGCGGTAAAAGTCGCGAAGATGAGTTTATTTACATCGATGGCAACTGCTGTTGTTTCTGTGTTGGGTGTGGTGTGGATGAGTGCTACTTTTATGCTGGCTAATGAGGCGGTTATTGAACATACTTTTAAGGATATCGTAACGGTATATCCCTGGACGTTTGCGATTGCTTTATTTTTGATGGGAGCGCTGACTTTTAGTCAGGCGGCGACCACACGGACTATTATGCCAATGGGTTTGGCACTTGGTATTACTAGTCCACATTTACTAGCGATGTTTCCGGCTGTAAATGGTGATTTCTTGCTTCCTGGTTACCCTACATTGGTGGCTGCAATAGATTTTGATCGAACGGGCAGTACTAAAATTGGTAAATTTGTCGTCAACCATAGTTTTATGATTCCGGGTCTGGTTGCCATAGCAGTCACTATTTTTGTTGGTTTTATCTTAAGTGGTATACTGCTTTAGCTAAAGGTTCTGAAAGTTTTTAAGAGACATCTTTTCCAGAAGAAAGGATGTCTTTTTGTATGTTACCTAACTGTTTAATTTTTGCTGATAGACCATTTGTTCTTTAATACGATAAAATAATAAGCAAAACTGCCTAATACCGGGATGCTAAGAATTATGAAAAACCAGAGAAGGCGGTGTACGCCTGGTATTGTTCTATTTGTCGCGGCGTGAAATAAACAGTATAAATAAGCAAACAGCACCGGTAGGATGAATATACTAAGAGCAATTATCTCAGAAGTGCCAAGATTTATGAATAAGAGGTCCATATATTTAAGTTTATATATTAATCATTTTGAAATTAATAGTTGAACTAATGTAGTGATTTTTAATGAATTGACAAAAAAGGCTGTCATAGTCTCTATAAGTTTTATCATTTAGGATAACTAAGGGTTGTGCCATAATGAAAATTATATAGTTTTTGTCCAATTATTATTACATTTGATAGGTGCCAATGTTCTATTGGTACTATATAATGACCTAATAAATAATTGATTGACCAATTTTAAAACGCTGGAAACCGTATGCCCCATTTAAAAAAATATTTTTACTATACTGTGTTTGCCTTCTTTTTTTTAGGTATGGTTGTGCAAGCACAACAGTTAGCTAGAACTGCCGACCGTCACAATTATACTTCCGGTGCATTGATTCAGGACAAGCTTCAGGTTAAGTGGCGTTTTCAAACCAAAGGGCAGGTTTATTCTTCTCCTGTTTTATATGCCGACAAAGTTATTATTGGATCCTGTGACAGTAATCTTTATGCTCTAAATAAAGCTGATGGAAGCGTACTTTGGAAATATAAGACAGGTGGAGAGGTATGGGCTACTGCGGCGGTGGATCAACAGGTTGTTTATTTTTTAAGTGCTGATGGTCATTTTTATGCGCTAGATGTGCATACCGGAAAGCAATTGTGGACTTTTAAAACGGAAGGTGAAAAGACTTATGATATCTGGGATTATTTTCAATCTTCGGCAGCTGTAGAGTCGGGAATCGTGTATTTTGGATCTGGAGATGGACATATTTATGCGCTTGATGCCAAAAATGGAAAAGAAATCTGGAAATATAAAACAGCAGGTATTGTACATGCTTCGCCTACTGTGACAGCCAATGAAATCTTGATCGGTAGTTTTGATGGTTATTTTTACTGTTTAGAGAAAAATGGTGATTTACGCTGGAAATTTAAAACGATTGGTGAGCACTATTTTCCGAAGGGGGAGGTGCAGTTT
This region includes:
- a CDS encoding anaerobic C4-dicarboxylate transporter family protein, coding for MIFVQFVILLAMILIGSRMKGIGLGVMGMIGLFIFVLFFKMTPADPPISVLLIIFAIVTTAATLQAAGGLDYLVSIAERIIRKNPSQITFIAPFTTYFLCLFAGTAHIVYSLLPIIAEVSAKQRIRPERPLSVSVIASHLAITGSPMSAASASLVAILAYSSASIDIMKICIPAALCGIFASILAVRKKGLELDKDPIFLEKMKDPEFAKSMDPSQMENGTTQYQPEPGAKIAVAIFGFAILLIIFFGAFPAFVPHVGGGPSFSVNANGTINLTSLIIMITLSASAFIMLITKTSAVKVAKMSLFTSMATAVVSVLGVVWMSATFMLANEAVIEHTFKDIVTVYPWTFAIALFLMGALTFSQAATTRTIMPMGLALGITSPHLLAMFPAVNGDFLLPGYPTLVAAIDFDRTGSTKIGKFVVNHSFMIPGLVAIAVTIFVGFILSGILL
- a CDS encoding PLDc N-terminal domain-containing protein codes for the protein MDLLFINLGTSEIIALSIFILPVLFAYLYCLFHAATNRTIPGVHRLLWFFIILSIPVLGSFAYYFIVLKNKWSISKN
- a CDS encoding PQQ-binding-like beta-propeller repeat protein; the protein is MPHLKKYFYYTVFAFFFLGMVVQAQQLARTADRHNYTSGALIQDKLQVKWRFQTKGQVYSSPVLYADKVIIGSCDSNLYALNKADGSVLWKYKTGGEVWATAAVDQQVVYFLSADGHFYALDVHTGKQLWTFKTEGEKTYDIWDYFQSSAAVESGIVYFGSGDGHIYALDAKNGKEIWKYKTAGIVHASPTVTANEILIGSFDGYFYCLEKNGDLRWKFKTIGEHYFPKGEVQFHAVAADSSIYFGARDFNSYALKIKDGTGHWVYHQPGSWISVPSLAGKQLLLTMSDSYSVLALDKVYGGKLYEPRIPLNTFSSASITDSAAYFGALDGVLYKLDLSKGTVSSVFQTASSKLNRSNFFDEKDKLRTGLDEKYAHDIHKLFTGYLQMGSIFSTVWIDGQSLYFGSTDGAVYALE